The region TGCAATGCCATCATTTTCCACAATAATTCTGGAAGCACTGACATTATAGTTCATAACCGACTGCGCATTGTAATAAACTGCAATTCCACCTTCATCTAGCCCAATCCACACATAATTATCCTGATCGACGGCCATAGTTGTTACAAAATTGGTCAAAATACTGTTGTCACTGCCAATGACTCTGAATCGTTTATAACCATTGGCCACTGCTCCATTTTTTAACTTTTCAGGATCGATTGCCACCAAACCAAAATCCTGATCTACAAACCATAAATCACCCCATGGCATTTCAGTCAGGTTTGAAATAACACGGTTAGAAATGCTGCCCTGCAAACTGAAAACATCCCACTCCTGTAATGCTGTTTTATAAACGTACAAATTGTTTGGCACTTGCGAGGTAGTTATCCAAACATCCTTATTATTATCATAGGCAATACCTGATGCTAAAATATATGCTTGTTCAAGGTTATTGAAATTTTCGAGCGGGCTGTTATCCTGATCAAAATGGTTAATTACCGCAGTGTCCATAAACTCCAAAAGCCCGTACCCATTTGAAGTGGCAAAAAAATGTGAATTATTGCCCGGGTCAGGCAGCACAAAATTGAGATTACGCACAGTGAAGAGTTCTTCTGTATTTCTACGGTTCAGATTTATCCATTGGTCATCGTAAATATACATTCCGTAATCTTTATATTTTGCTCCAGAAATACCACCAGTCAGGAACAACTTACCACGCGCTACTTCTATATCGTTTATGGCATTTGTAAAGGGTGAATTTGGAAACATAAAACTTTCTTCACCTGATTCGCGCAAAACAAGGCCGTATTCGGGGTCAGCAAAAAAAACTTTCTCACCTGCTAAAACAGCTGCTTGTGAATGTCCCCAGTGGTCATTATATCCATTGAAATATTGAGACATCAATAAATTACCATTCTGTCCATAAAAACGCACGCCATAAGAAGCAATAATTGTAAGAATGTCATTTCGCTTTTCAATTCCCCTGACGCGGTATTTTTTATCTGGCAAATATTGTGTGAAAACACCATTCTCGTATTCATAAATAATGTCTGTAGTGTCTTCAGGCCTTGATTGGCCGATAAAAATTGTACTGGCATTTTTTTCTATAAAAGGCACATGCTGGTCATAATCCGAAAGAGATTCCAGCACACTCCAATTCTGATAGTTGTGCAGATTTATCCCTGTTCTGGCTGCATAATAGACTCCTTTATCTGTTCCAACCCAAATAGTATCATTGCCGGTAGATACATCATAGGTCATAATAGCATCGCCGCTAGAACCCAGAAAGAAGGTGCTTTGTACTTCGCGCTCAGAAATATCAACAAGCACAAGCCCAAAATCGCATGCTAAAAATGCAGTATCACCGGCAAAATGAATATTATTGACCGATTTTGCATTTAAGGATGTGTTTTGCTGGATATCAGGCAGAGTGAAAATCTCATCATGGTATATGAAATCAACCAGACCTGAGCTGTATCCTACCATTAAAAAGTCTAAACGGCTGTGGTATTTTATAGCCGATATATTTACACCTGACAATCCTTCAACGGTTGAGAATGTTTGGAATTCGCCTGATTCTATATCGTACTTGAATATGGCATTGCTGGTAGAAGCAAAAATTTCACTGTCATTTCCATCAATAAGCTCTACCTGCCGGTATGAAAAATGACTTTCCCAGTCGCCGATGTTATAGCCCTGCCCAAAAACAAAACTGATTTGACCAGAAAGTATAACTAAAGTTGCGATGCAATAATACAAAAACACTCTTCCCATAAATTGTCTCTTAACGGTTCAGTTCAATAACTCAATTTGGGTTCAAATATTTTATTTGCTGTAGTTTTCGTACAAATACTTAACAAATTTTTCAAAAGCTTTTCCACGGTGGCTGATTTTATTTTTGAGTTCCAGGTCCATTTCGGCAAATGTTTGCTTGTATCCATCAGGAATAAAAACAGGATCATAACCAAAACCTTCGGCTCCTTTTGGTGTGTCGATGACTTTGCCTTCCACCACCCCTTCGAAAAACAGGGGCTCATCGTCTTTCAGGAAGCAAATTACGGTTTTAAACCTGGCGCGACGATCTGCTTTTCCTTGTATTTCTCTGAGAAGTTTTTGAAGGTTTGCCTTATCACTTTTGGGTTCTCCGGCATAGCGGGCAGAATAAACGCCTGGAGCTCCATTGAGTGCATCAACTTCGAAACCGGTATCATCGGCGAAAACCGGTGATGATAGTGATCTTTTTACGAACTGACACTTCTCCAAAGCGTTAGCCTTAAGTGTAGTTCCTGTCTCGGGAATTTCTGTTTCATATCCAATATCATTTAAATTACGAATTAAAACCACGTCTGAGGCCAGTTTTTTTATTTCCTTAGATTTATGCTTATTGTGGGTCGCGAAAATTACTTCCATAAATATTTTTAATTATTTGATTCCTGAAAAAATTGAAGCGCAGTTTGCCTTCCCGGTATGGGCCGCTCTTTTATTCCCCATAGAAAAAACACATAAAAGAATATAAAAAATAGTGCTCCGGCCTGTGTTTCTATGGTATCTTCATTCAGCATAGAAAGAATTACGATAACCAAATATATCAGCATAGGCAAATTCAACTTTTTGCGTAAACCGGCATAAAACGCGGGATAGAACAACGCCCACATAAAAACAACAAAACCAACAACACCAAACGTGAGCATAATTGTTAAAAACTGATTGTGTGCGCGGAGTCTGCGCTTATGGATTAATTTGCTATCGGTTTCTTCATAATATTGATCGAAGGCATCCTGCACATCTCCAGTACCTACTCCAAATATGGGATTTGCTTTAAATATATTCCATCCGGCTTCGAGATAATAAATGCGTTGAATGATAGAATGCCCGCTGGGGTTTTTACCTTCCTCATAGCGCTCCAGCTCCCAGAAAATGCGGTATAAATTTGCGTAAAGATTTATCTTTTGAGCATATAAATAATTAGCCACGCCATTTTCAATGGCCTGAACATCAGAATCTGTAAGTTTAGATACCCCTACAGAGTCTTTTGTGTAGCCTTTCGACGCCAAATAACGAATCAAGACATGTTTAATTTTGTGTCCAATTTTATCTTTACCGCCATATTTAAACTTGCTTCTTTTATTCCATTCCTTCCGCAACTCTTTCTCCGAAATATAAGCATAAACAAAATGCGAATTTTCATAAAGGGTACGATTAAGGTGGTGTTTATACTTATTTCCATTAATTGTTTTTGCAGGAAGCTCATCAGCTTTAGGTACAATACGGTAATTATAGCGGGCCCACGAATGCACTACGAATGAAATAACTATTAAGGATAAGCCTATAATTATACTGTAAACAATGAAACGAAACACCTGGTGATTAATCAGGTGGGTATAGTACAGGCTCATGCCAAATAATCCGACACCCAACACAACAAATCCGGTAAGGGATCGCAACAAAGCCATAAACACACTGAGCCACAGCACCGAGGGGATGGCCCAATAACGGAAAAAACGATCATTTTTTTCAGGGAAAACAGCCATGTAAACAAACACAAATATGACCAGGTTAATCATAAGCGCAAAGCGGATATGCGAAACTGCAAATGAAATTCCGCGCACAGTGTGATATCCGGCCATTCCCTTTGATATTAAAATGGATGTACTAATAAAACTAGCCGCCAAAATAGCGATTCCGAACACCTTAAACACCAAACGCCATTGGTCTTTGCTCAAAGGTTTGGTGGTTGCAAAAATTAGCGGTAACGAAAGCAAGGGAAGTTTTACTCTGAGATCCCTGGCAGCATAATCAAAATTCTCGGTGTAAATAAGGCCAATGAAATGTATAATAATAATACCAAGAAACGATAAAACAAGCTTGTTGGAAAAGGCCTTTTTAAATTTATTCAGAATATTTTTGTCATACAGCCAATTGGCCAGCAGAATAAACTGCCCGATTGTCATAAAAGACCTTGACAGGGGCATTCCCACCAAAAGCACAATGATTCCAAAAATATGAATGTTTTCTCGTGTAAAATACTTCTGTACGGCTGTTTGCATTTAGACAAAGATAATATTTTGATACTTGGTACTTACAATCGAATCAGTTTAATCAACTCACACTACATCAATAGCATTAACCGGGCATTTATCTGCTACCTGAACTATTTCTGGGTCATCAGGTTGTTGAAGTTTTTGTTTACCAGTCGACCTCAACTGCCCTGTTAAACAAGCCTTTCCGTCTTCTTCGTCCATAAAAAACACGTCTGGAAAAAGATCAGCGCAGATAGCGCAACCAATACATTTTTTACGATTAAGTAAAACTGTTTTCATTAAACGCTTCCCTATAGTAATTATTGTAATTTGGCATATTTGGCGGGCACAACCTTGTAGAGCTTATCATTTCTTCTGACCAATTCTGGTACAGGAATACTCACATAACTACCCTGCGGGGCATGATCAACGGGCTTTTTGTCGAGGCGCAATTCACCAACTGTCATCTCTATTGTGCCGGTGGTAGGCCCTACAATAAGAATTTTATCATCCTTATTCAAATCTTTAGCCTCAAGTTTAAATTCAGCCACCCCAATTTTGCTGAAATAATTAGTTATTTTACCTACAATTACTTTCCGCTCAGTAGCCTGCGAGCCATAAATATGGCTCCATTCTCCCATTTTTTGTCCCAGGTAATAACCATCCCAAAAACCACGATTGAAAACTCGCTTGAGGTCGCTCATCCACCCATCGATTTTAGCCTGATCATAGGTCCCGTCAGCAATTGCGTTTACGGCGGCATCATATGTTTCTACAACTGTTTTTACATACTCGGGAGAACGAGCCCGTCCCTCTATTTTTAGTACTTTAACTCCTGCATCAAGTATTTTATTTAAAAAGCCAATGGTACATAAATCTTTAGGCGACATCAGATATTCATTATCCACACCTATTTCGTACCCGCTTTCGTTATCAGTAAGTGTATATGACCGGCGACAGGTTTGCATACAGGCTCCGCGGTTGGCACTTGCATTGAACTCGTGCAGACTTAAATAACACTTTCCGGAAATGGCCATGCACAGGGCTCCATGTACAAATATTTCAATGCGCAGCGGACTTCCTGACGGTCCGGTTATTTGCTGGTTTTCAATATTCCGGATAATTTCAGCCACCTGATTTAAATTAAGTTCTCTTGCCAGCACTGCAACATCCACATAGTTGGAGAAATATTTGAGTGCCTCAGTATTGCTAATATTCAATTGGGTTGAAGCATGCACCTCCATACCGAGTTCTCTGGCATAAAGCAATGCGGCCATGTCTGAAACAATTAAAGCAGATATACCAGCTGCTTTGGCCTTTTGCATTAAAATTTTTGTGGGTTTCAGGTCATGATCATAAAGCACTGTATTAACTGTAAGGTACGTCTTAACCCCCTTAGCCTCACAGCGCTTTACAACTTCAGGTAAATCATCTATTTGAAAATTGGCTGAAGAGTGGGCCCGCATATTGAGGTGCCCAACACCAAAATACACAGCATCGGCGCCGGCATCAATCGCAGTTTGCAATGCTTCAAAATTACCTGCCGGCGCCATAATCTCGATATCAGATCTTCTAATGGTGCGGTTATATAAAATAGTGTTACTCATATTTATTCCAAAATAAATTTATCTGGCTAACAATTGCATCTGTATCTTGTTTCTTCATGCAATCGAAATGACCCTTAGGGCATTTTTCAAACCCAATTTTTGAACATGGCCTGCAAGAAAGGTCTTTGACCTCTGCAATATAATATTTATGCCTCTCGCCGGGCATATAAGGGTACATACCAAGTTCTGGTGTGGTATTTCCCCATACGCTAATAACAGGCTTGCTTAGTGCTGCAGCAATATGCATCATACCTGTATCGGGTGTGAGCACAAGTTTTGAATTTTGAATGGCCCCGGCAGACCCGTCAATTGAGAGCTGTCCGCACTGGTTACTTACCGGCACATTAAGGTCTCTTACTATTGCGTCGGCGTTTTCTTTTTCTGCATCACCACCAATAAGTAAGACCGGTTTACCAGCTTTGTTCAGAACATGAATTAATGTTTCGTTGGGCATTTGTTTCGTTGCATGATTTGCCCCAAGCACTGCAACCAAATATCCGTCTGAAAAATCCGGCGGAAGTTTAAGTGATGGGGTATAATCAGCCGAAAAAAAGTAATCCAGTCCCTGCTTATCATTCTGGACATCGAATAGCTTTGTGGTTTCCAAATATCGGTCTACAATGTGTAAATCAGGCATTTTATTTAACTTAAAACGCACATAGAGCCATTTTTTCCAGTTAAGTTTATTAAAAGTAAATGACATGCGATGCAGGGCCCTTTTCACCCGCATAGATCTTAAATTACGATGCAGATCAATTACATAATCATACCCCTCGTCCTGCAGGGTATTGATGATTGCGAGCATATTATCTTCCAGAGCATGCACTTTATCCACATAAGGATTGGAATCCACGAGGGAACGAAATTTAGCTTTAGTAAGGTAATGCACCTCTGCATTTTCTACTTGTTGTTTGAGCATACGCACTACAGGGGTTGTAAGCACAATATCCCCGATTGAGCTAAAACGAATAACCAGGTATTTTACAGTATTCATAGGTTCGATGCTGAAATTGGGGCACAAAGATACTAATAAATTTGGATCTGATACCAATGCAAAATAGCGTGAAGAAAAGAAAAGCTATCGTCGCAAAACTGATTCAGTGGCAGATTTGGAACAATTTACGACGATAGCCAATAAAAATTATATGCTCATTTCCGTGAGCACAATAATGTCGTTATTTTTTACCTGGATTACACCACCCGGAATATCAAAAAACTTTTCTTCTCCGCTGGTAGGGCGAACTTTGACTTTACCTTTAGTTAAGGTAGAAATAATTGGAGCGTGATTATGAAGTACTTCAAAAGTCCCTTTCTTTCCAGGCACCTGAATTAAATCTATTTCGCCTTCAAAAAGCGATTCTTCCGGTGTAATGATTTTTAGTTGCATAGAGCATTACGCTTTTGATTCAGCAAGCATTTTCTCACCTTTTTCAATGGCTTCTTCGATGGTTCCCACCATCATAAAGGCGGCTTCAGGATATTTATCTACCTCGCCATCCATAATCATTTTAAAGCCTTTGATGGTATCTTCAATTGAAACCAGCACCCCCGGGGTACCTGTAAACTGTTCTGCTACGTGGAAAGGCTGAGACAGGAAGCGTTGTACCCGGCGTGCTCTGTGTACCACCTGACGGTCTTCCTCTGAAAGTTCGTCCATACCCAGAATCGCTATAATATCTTGCAGCTCTTTATAACGTTGCAGAATTTCTTTTACACGTTGGGTTGTGTTGTAATGGTCGTCACCCACAATTTCGGGGGTTAAAATACGAGAGGTAGAATCCAGCGGGTCTACAGCGGGATAAATACCCAACTCAGAAATTTTACGACTTAACACGGTTGTAGCATCAAGGTGGGCAAAAGTAGTTGCAGGGGCAGGGTCTGTAAGGTCATCGGCCGGCACATAAACAGCCTGAACGGATGTAATTGACCCGTGCTTGGTTGAAGTAATACGTTCTTGCATTTCACCCATCTCCGTGGCCAGGGTTGGTTGGTATCCTACCGCTGAAGGCATACGCCCGAGGAGGGCAGATACCTCTGAACCGGCTTGAGTAAAACGGAAGACATTATCCATAAAAAACAAAATATCTCTACCTTTGCCATCTTTTCCTCCATCGCGAAAATATTCAGCGAGTGCCAGGCCCGATAAAGCTACACGAGCACGAGCGCCCGGCGGTTCATTCATCTGACCGAAAGTAAGGGCCAGTTTTGATTTTTTTAAGGCTTCAGGATCAACCTTAGAGAGGTCCCATCCCCCATTTTCCATATCTTCGGCAAAAGCTTTCCCATAATCAATTACACCAGCTTCGAGCATTTCGCGCAATAGGTCGTTACCCTCGCGAGTCCGCTCTCCTACACCTGAAAAAACAGAAACACCACTGTAGGCTTTTGCAATGTTATTAATAAGCTCCAGAATAACTACTGTTTTACCCACACCGGCACCACCGAACAATCCAATTTTACCACCTTTGGCGTAAGGCTCAATTAAATCAATAACTTTTATACCGGTGTATAATATTTCTGTTTCGGTAGTAAGTTCTTTAATTTCCGGTGCTTCACGGTGAATCGGATAACCATCTGTTTTGTCAAGTGCTTTAATTCCATCCACCGGGTCGCCGGTTACATTAAACAGCCGCCCCTTCACATCATCGCCTGCAGGCATCAGTATTGGAGATCCGGTGGCAGTTACTTCCATACCCCGCTGCAATCCATCTGTAGAGTCCATTGCAATTGCCCGGACTGTATTTTCGCCAATATGCTGCTGCACCTCCAGCACCAAATTATTTTCACCTTCTCTGGCAATTTCAAGCGATTCATAAATTTCCGGTAATTCTGTTTTCTCCTGATCGAAAACAACATCAACCACAGGGCCAATGATTTGTGATATTTTACCGATATTCTGAGCCATGAGTATAAATTTTTCGATTTATATTTTAACCAAAGCCTCGTTAAATAAACTCATCTTTGGTGTTTATTCTCAATAATTAAATATGATTTAAAGATAAAAATTATATTACAAACTATGTTTGACGACCCATTAATTTTTTGGACAACTCATAAAGGCCGTCTTTATACTTTTCGTCTATGTCAATCTCTTCCAAATATTCAATTGCTTTTTCGAAGTGCTTTTTCATTTCATCTTCTGTCAATGATTTTATACCAAGCTTTTCGTATATAGCAAGCACACTTTCAATTTTTTCAGATTCTGAAATACTATTATTTCCAAGCAGCGAAGTAAGCTCGTCATGATAAGCTCCTTTTGCAAGTTCCAGGGCTTTGAGCAGCAAAAAGGTTTTTTTGTTGGCTGCTATGTCGCCTCCGATCTTCTTTCCAAATGATTTAGTATTGCCAAAGGCATCTAAATAATCGTCCTGTAACTGAAATGCCAGCCCCAGGTTCTCACCAAAGCAGTACAATTTTTTTGCATTATCTGTATCAGCTCCACCGACAATGGCGCCAATTTTGAGCGATCCGGCAAGTAAAACTGAAGTTTTCAGGCGTATCATTTTTTTATAATCTGAAAGGCTTACCTCATCGTCAGTTTCAAAATCCAGATCAAACTGCTGCCCTTCGCAAACTTCTGCAGCGATTTTATTAAAAACAGTTAAAACCTGATTTATTTTATTGCTATTTAGCTGATTTAATTGCTCATATGCTTTTATAATCATTAGGTCTCCACTCAGTATTGCAGAGTTTAAATTCCATTGTTTATGAACGGTAGTCTGATTACGTCGCAGTTCAGCTTCATCCATTATATCATCATGGATAAGCGTGGAATTGTGAAATATTTCAATAGCCATGGCTGCCGGTATGGCATCCTGATATTTGCCACCAAATGTTTCTGCGGCCATAAGCAATAAAACGGGTCGAATTCGTTTTCCGCCCATTCCAAGTGTATAAACTACAGGTTTTTGCAAATTTTCGGGCTCTACTGCCGGACTATAGCGGTCAATTTCATTATTGAATATTTCCTGTAATTCTTCGAAACTATGCATGATTATAAATTTTCGTAGAGACCATTTTTGATTATTTTCTTTAACCCTTCTCTAAGCGGAATCAAATCCCTGCCTAAAATACGCTTCATTTCGGTATTATCAGGGCGCCTTCTCTTCATATCTCCCTCTTCAAGCGGTGGTAAATATTTGATTTGCGATTTACTACCGGTAAGCTCTATTACGGTCTGAGCTAATTCATTTATAGTAATTTCACGGCTACCTCCAATATTTATTACATCATTAATGATTTTCCCTTCGTAAAAAGCTTTGAGTGTGCTATCCACGTTATCATCAACATAACAAAAAGTTCTCGTTTGTTCTCCATCACCATAAATTGTGATGTCATCGTTATTGAACGCTTTGACCAAAAATTTGCTAATTACAAAATCAATAGATTGTTTTGGGCCATAAGTATTAAAAAAACGGAAGATGGTATAACTTAAATCATATTCACGGCAATAACTCCGCAAAAAGGCTTCTCCTACATTTTTAACGATGGCATAAGGTAAACGTGAATTCAATGGTGTAGTGTAAACATTTTGTGGTATTTCAACAGGTTCTCCGTAAATCTCAGATGAAGAGGAAAAAAAGACTCTTTTGACGCCGGTATTTTTTGAAAGTCCCAATATATATTTTATGCCTTCAATATCACGCAGCACTTTTACGGGGAATTCCTGTGTTCTTTTTACGCCAACTACGGCAGCATAATGAAAAACATAATCAAATTTAAATCCAAGCATGATTTCGGAAATATCGCGATAATCATTTACATCGCACTTAATAAACTTCCAGTTGTCTCTGGGTGTTTGGGGTAATTTACCAATATCGCCGGTAGACAAGTCATCTACAATAACCACATAATTATTTTTATCGGCAATTAATTTTTCTGCAAGGGCACTACCAATAAATCCTGCACCACCTGTTATTAAAATCTTATACATGTTGTCTTCGATTTAATCTTATTAGTCAATTTCAAAAAGCTTAAAAAATGCTGGAAGCAGTGCATTTCTTCTACCGAAGTTATGCAATTCAGTAATTAAAAACAATAATAATTACTCTGTATTTTTGGTTATCTGCGATCCATTCACCTTAAGGTCTTCGAGCTCAATTTCTTCATCTTCATCGTAAATATGAATAAGCGGCTCGCGGAAAGCGCGGGTCGTAATCATTTTCTCAAGCGTCAGTAACAACGTGGGCAGCAATAACAAATTAGAAAACATAGCAAAGAGCAGGGTTAGCGAAACCAATATTCCAAGGGCCTGCGTGCCTCCAAAGCCGGAGGCAGAAAAAATAGAAAATCCGAAAAACAATATTACACTCGTGTACATCATACTAACACCTGTTTCGCGAATTGCAGTAGTTACGGCTTTAGAAATATTCCAATCGAATGCATTCAACTCTTGTCTATATTTGGCTAAAAAGTGTATGGTATCGTCTACTGATATACCAAATGCTATACTAAAAATTAATATTGTTGACACCTTTATAGGGATGCCAAAAAATCCCATAATGGCGGCTGTCATGAGCAGCGGAATAAAATTAGGGATGAGCGAAATAACCACCATTCTCCATGAATAAAACATAAAAGCCATAAAAACAGCTATAAGTACAATGGCTATGGCAAGGGAAATAAACAAATTACGTATTAAGTACCTTGTTCCCTTTGAGTATATTACACTAGAACCTGTTATAATTACATCGTAATCATCGGGAGAAAAGACACTGTCAACCTCATTTCTAATTTTAGACTTTAGCTTTTCCATTTTTTCAGTACCCACATCTTTCACATTCATACTAATGCGTGTAATCTGGCGGGCAGTGTCTATGAAAGAGTTAATGAGGCTGTCACTCTCATCAGCATTGCGCAGGTATCGGGCAATACGTACCCGCTCGCGTTCTACCATTAATTTATATCGCCTGGGATCTCCTCCCCGATAAGCCTGCCGCAGAAACATTGCGGCATCGGCGACCGACATTGATTTACTAAATTCAGAATATTCTGCAAGTCTTTCTTGCAAAGTATCAATTCTTCTCAGGTTGTCGAGATCGAGCACGCCGTTTTTTTCTCGAGTATCAATCATAATTTCAAACGGAATTATACCGCCAAATTCTTCCTGAAAAAATTCGAGGTCCCGATACATTGGGTCGTTATGCGGGATATCGTCGATCATGTATCCCGTTGTATGCATCTGCGAAACACCAATAACAATTAGCACTAACACAACCCCTGTGGTAATATAAACCTTTGGTCGATGCTTTTCTGTGATATGAACAAGCGTATCTATAAATCTTTTAACAAGTTTATTGTCCAGGTGCCTTACATGCCTGCGGCGGGGTGGTGGAAGAAAGCTAAAAACAATAGGAATCATTGTAATAGCCAGAAAAAACACGCCAAGAATATTAATTGAGGCCAGTATACCAAACTCCACTAATATGGCACTAGTTGTTAAAATAAATGTGGCAAATCCTGATGCTGTAGTCAGGTTGGTCAGAAAAATGGCATTTCCTATTTTATTGATTACCCGCTGCAGCGCTTTTATTTTATTGCCGTGTTTCTTGTATTCGGCATGATACTTATTCAACAAGAATATACTGTTGGGCACACCTATCACAATAAGTAAAGGCGGAATCATTCCCGTAAGAATGGTTATCTCGAAATTGAAAAGGGCTAAAAATCCAAATGACCAAACGGCGCCAATAGCCACAACCAACAACGAGAAAAAGACAACCTTAAAGGACCGGAAAAAGAGGTAGAGGATGATAGCTGTAACAATGAATGCTAATATCACAAACATCCCGAGTTCTGCCTTAATTTTTTTCGAAATTTCGGTTCTCACATAAGGCAAGCCGGAATATTCCAGTGGTAAATCATATTTTTTTGCAAATTTTTTAGCCTGCGCATGTATGGAATCAACAATGGTAACACGCTCTTTACTATTCAAAACTTCTTGTCCCAGGGTAATGGCCATGAGATATGTATGGGTGCTGTCAACATACATTAAGTTTTTGTAAAAAGGTAGCTTGTGTAATTCTTGTGCAAGGCTGTCAAGTTCCTTCTGTGATTTAATGGTATCGGGAAAAACACGTTTACTAACAAATTTTTGTTCACGACGACTGGCCTTAATATTTACAACCTGACCAACCGACACCACTTCAGTTATACCTCTAATATTCTTAACTTCACGTGATAATTTTTGCCAATCATTAAATTTATTTAATTCAAAAAAAGCAGAATCCTGCACGCCAATAATAAAGACATTAGCCCCTTCACCAAAAATATCCTTAAAGTAGAGGTGCTCCTGGTTTGTTGTATCATCATGTGGCAACATCTGCGCATATTTATAGGTCATTTTTGCATCTTTACCTTTATAGGCCATAAATGCAGTAAACAGCGCAATAGCGATTAGAAAAGCGACACGATTTCGGAGAATTATTCTGGCAATATTAACCCACATTGATGATAAATTTCAGGCAAAAATAAACGATATAGGGAGA is a window of Salinivirga cyanobacteriivorans DNA encoding:
- a CDS encoding polyprenyl synthetase family protein, encoding MHSFEELQEIFNNEIDRYSPAVEPENLQKPVVYTLGMGGKRIRPVLLLMAAETFGGKYQDAIPAAMAIEIFHNSTLIHDDIMDEAELRRNQTTVHKQWNLNSAILSGDLMIIKAYEQLNQLNSNKINQVLTVFNKIAAEVCEGQQFDLDFETDDEVSLSDYKKMIRLKTSVLLAGSLKIGAIVGGADTDNAKKLYCFGENLGLAFQLQDDYLDAFGNTKSFGKKIGGDIAANKKTFLLLKALELAKGAYHDELTSLLGNNSISESEKIESVLAIYEKLGIKSLTEDEMKKHFEKAIEYLEEIDIDEKYKDGLYELSKKLMGRQT
- a CDS encoding NAD-dependent epimerase/dehydratase family protein, with translation MYKILITGGAGFIGSALAEKLIADKNNYVVIVDDLSTGDIGKLPQTPRDNWKFIKCDVNDYRDISEIMLGFKFDYVFHYAAVVGVKRTQEFPVKVLRDIEGIKYILGLSKNTGVKRVFFSSSSEIYGEPVEIPQNVYTTPLNSRLPYAIVKNVGEAFLRSYCREYDLSYTIFRFFNTYGPKQSIDFVISKFLVKAFNNDDITIYGDGEQTRTFCYVDDNVDSTLKAFYEGKIINDVINIGGSREITINELAQTVIELTGSKSQIKYLPPLEEGDMKRRRPDNTEMKRILGRDLIPLREGLKKIIKNGLYENL
- the atpD gene encoding F0F1 ATP synthase subunit beta, translated to MAQNIGKISQIIGPVVDVVFDQEKTELPEIYESLEIAREGENNLVLEVQQHIGENTVRAIAMDSTDGLQRGMEVTATGSPILMPAGDDVKGRLFNVTGDPVDGIKALDKTDGYPIHREAPEIKELTTETEILYTGIKVIDLIEPYAKGGKIGLFGGAGVGKTVVILELINNIAKAYSGVSVFSGVGERTREGNDLLREMLEAGVIDYGKAFAEDMENGGWDLSKVDPEALKKSKLALTFGQMNEPPGARARVALSGLALAEYFRDGGKDGKGRDILFFMDNVFRFTQAGSEVSALLGRMPSAVGYQPTLATEMGEMQERITSTKHGSITSVQAVYVPADDLTDPAPATTFAHLDATTVLSRKISELGIYPAVDPLDSTSRILTPEIVGDDHYNTTQRVKEILQRYKELQDIIAILGMDELSEEDRQVVHRARRVQRFLSQPFHVAEQFTGTPGVLVSIEDTIKGFKMIMDGEVDKYPEAAFMMVGTIEEAIEKGEKMLAESKA
- a CDS encoding efflux RND transporter permease subunit; translation: MWVNIARIILRNRVAFLIAIALFTAFMAYKGKDAKMTYKYAQMLPHDDTTNQEHLYFKDIFGEGANVFIIGVQDSAFFELNKFNDWQKLSREVKNIRGITEVVSVGQVVNIKASRREQKFVSKRVFPDTIKSQKELDSLAQELHKLPFYKNLMYVDSTHTYLMAITLGQEVLNSKERVTIVDSIHAQAKKFAKKYDLPLEYSGLPYVRTEISKKIKAELGMFVILAFIVTAIILYLFFRSFKVVFFSLLVVAIGAVWSFGFLALFNFEITILTGMIPPLLIVIGVPNSIFLLNKYHAEYKKHGNKIKALQRVINKIGNAIFLTNLTTASGFATFILTTSAILVEFGILASINILGVFFLAITMIPIVFSFLPPPRRRHVRHLDNKLVKRFIDTLVHITEKHRPKVYITTGVVLVLIVIGVSQMHTTGYMIDDIPHNDPMYRDLEFFQEEFGGIIPFEIMIDTREKNGVLDLDNLRRIDTLQERLAEYSEFSKSMSVADAAMFLRQAYRGGDPRRYKLMVERERVRIARYLRNADESDSLINSFIDTARQITRISMNVKDVGTEKMEKLKSKIRNEVDSVFSPDDYDVIITGSSVIYSKGTRYLIRNLFISLAIAIVLIAVFMAFMFYSWRMVVISLIPNFIPLLMTAAIMGFFGIPIKVSTILIFSIAFGISVDDTIHFLAKYRQELNAFDWNISKAVTTAIRETGVSMMYTSVILFFGFSIFSASGFGGTQALGILVSLTLLFAMFSNLLLLPTLLLTLEKMITTRAFREPLIHIYDEDEEIELEDLKVNGSQITKNTE